One segment of Vulpes lagopus strain Blue_001 chromosome 8, ASM1834538v1, whole genome shotgun sequence DNA contains the following:
- the LOC121496974 gene encoding membrane-associated tyrosine- and threonine-specific cdc2-inhibitory kinase-like — MPELPQRASQLASCAGNVIKGKLYDDIPDIHPFLVASQHYSVLSSQHVLSRNNWVVYIQSPTESSQQPYDVSTNNFKICRGPWVAQRSAFGAGGDAGLEGLVHLDIKPANTFLGPRGRCKLGDFGLLVELGTSGAGEAQEGDPHYMAPELLQGSYGTAADVFSLGLTVLEVACNMELPHGGEGWQQLRQSYLPPEFTAGLSFKLRSVFTMMLEPDPKLQATAEALLALPMLRQPRPWSILWYLSRGWALWQALLSLLCWLWHGLAHPVSWLLPPSPPATPPGSPPCILILDSSLSSSWDDDSMGLSLSAEAVLARATGNTSTPRSGSPAPQNRHTLRDALDLSDIDSEPPRGSFPSFKPQNLLSLFEDSLGPG; from the exons ATGCCAGAGCTCCCTCAGAGAGCTAGCCAACTTGCATCTTGTGCAGGCAATGTGATCAAAGGGAAACTTTATGATGACATCCCAGATATACATCCTTTCTTGGTAGCCAGCCAGCA CTATAGTGTTTTGAGCTCTCAACATGTGCTGTCGAGAAATAACTGGGTTGTTTACATACAAAGTCccactgaatcctcacaacaaccctatgatgTAAGTACAAACAACTTTAAAATctgtaggggcccctgggtggctcagagatctgcctttggtgcaggtgGTGATGCAGGCCTGGAAGGCCTGGTCCACCTTGACATCAAGCCTGCCAACACcttcctggggccccggggccgTTGCaagctgggtgactttgggctGCTGGTTGAGCTGGGTACGTCTGGAGCTggtgaggcccaggagggagACCCCCATTACATGGCCCCTGAGCTGCTGCAGGGCTCCTATGGGACAGCGGCCGATGTGTTTAGTCTGGGTCTCACCGTCCTGGAAGTGGCATGCAACATGGAGCTGCCCCACGGTGGGGAGGGCTGGCAGCAGCTTCGCCAGAGCTATCTGCCCCCCGAGTTCACTGCTGGCCTATCTTTCAAGCTGCGCTCTGTCTTCACCATGATGCTGGAACCTGACCCCAAGCTGCAGGCCACTGCTGAGGCCCTGCTGGCTCTGCCCATGCTCAGGCAGCCTCGGCCCTGGAGCATTCTGTGGTACCTCAGCCGAGGGTGGGCCCTGTGGCAGGCCCTGCTTTCCTTGCTGTGCTGGCTCTGGCACGGATTGGCTCACCCTGTCAGCTGGCTGCTGCCGCCGAGCCCACCAGCCACCCCACCTGGCTCCCCACCCTGCATCCTCATCTTGGACAGCAGCCTCTCCAGCAGCTGGGATGATGACAGCATGGGGCTCTCACTCTCTGCAGAGGCTGTCCTGGCCAGGGCTACTGGGAACACCTCCACCCCCCGCAgtggctcccccgccccccagaacAGGCACACACTGAGGGATGCTCTGGACCTGAGTGACATTGACTCCGAGCCCCCTAGgggctccttcccctccttcaaACCTCAGAACCTTCTCAGTCTGTTTGAGGACTCACTGGGCCCAGGCTGA